From one Bacteroides fragilis NCTC 9343 genomic stretch:
- a CDS encoding arylsulfatase has translation MNQKLLLGSALLVGMASTQQALARQKKAKEQTRPNVVFILADDLGYGDLSCYGQEKFETPNIDRLAQNGMRFTQCYSGTTVSAPSRSCLITGTHSGHTAIRGNKELAPEGQFPLPENSQTIFNDFRNAGYRTGAFGKWGLGYIGSAGDPYKQGIDQFYGYNCQLLAHSYYPDHLWDNDKRVDLPDNNLNVQYGKGTYSQDLIHSKALAFLDEAAKEKDQPFFMWYPTIIPHAELIVPEDSIIKKFRGKYPEKPYRGVEPGSPAFRKGGYCTQFYPHATFAAMVYRLDVYVGQIVQKLKDMGVYDNTIIIFSSDNGPHMEGGADPDFFNSNGIWRGYKRDVYEGGIRVPMIISWPGHVQPSTETDFMCSFWDLMPTFREVLNPKADTRNMDGVSILPLLQNRKGQKEHEYLYFEFLEMNGRQAVRKGDWKLVHMNIRGNKPYYELYNLASDPSEKYNVLNQYPEKADELKAIMKEAHIEDSNWPLFR, from the coding sequence ATGAATCAGAAATTATTACTCGGAAGTGCACTGCTCGTGGGAATGGCTTCTACACAGCAGGCGTTGGCCCGGCAGAAGAAAGCAAAGGAACAAACCCGTCCGAATGTCGTTTTCATATTGGCTGACGATTTGGGATACGGAGACTTAAGCTGTTATGGGCAGGAAAAGTTTGAGACTCCTAATATCGACCGGTTGGCACAGAACGGAATGCGTTTTACCCAATGTTATTCGGGAACAACGGTTAGTGCTCCCTCACGTTCGTGTCTGATAACCGGAACCCATAGCGGGCATACGGCTATCCGTGGAAATAAAGAGCTTGCTCCGGAAGGACAATTCCCATTGCCGGAAAACTCACAGACTATTTTCAATGATTTCCGTAATGCCGGTTATCGTACAGGTGCCTTTGGTAAATGGGGGCTTGGCTATATCGGTTCCGCGGGGGACCCTTACAAACAGGGAATCGATCAGTTTTACGGATATAATTGCCAGTTGCTGGCACACAGCTATTATCCCGATCATTTGTGGGACAACGATAAACGGGTAGATTTGCCGGACAATAATCTCAATGTGCAATATGGGAAGGGTACTTATTCGCAGGACCTGATTCACTCTAAAGCATTGGCTTTTCTGGATGAAGCCGCTAAGGAGAAAGATCAACCTTTCTTTATGTGGTATCCTACCATTATTCCGCATGCCGAACTGATAGTACCTGAAGATAGTATTATTAAGAAGTTTCGTGGGAAGTACCCCGAGAAGCCTTATCGTGGAGTGGAGCCCGGAAGTCCTGCTTTCCGTAAAGGAGGATATTGTACTCAGTTCTATCCGCACGCTACATTTGCTGCAATGGTCTATCGGTTGGATGTATATGTAGGGCAGATTGTACAGAAGTTGAAAGATATGGGAGTATACGATAATACCATTATCATCTTTTCGAGTGATAATGGTCCTCATATGGAGGGTGGTGCCGATCCGGACTTTTTCAACAGTAATGGCATATGGCGCGGGTATAAACGTGACGTGTACGAAGGTGGTATCCGTGTACCCATGATCATATCGTGGCCCGGACACGTACAACCCAGTACGGAAACCGATTTCATGTGTTCATTCTGGGACTTAATGCCCACTTTCAGGGAAGTGTTGAATCCGAAAGCGGATACCCGGAATATGGATGGTGTCAGTATACTTCCTCTGTTACAAAACCGTAAAGGACAGAAAGAACATGAATATCTTTATTTCGAATTTCTTGAGATGAATGGGCGTCAGGCAGTCCGCAAAGGTGACTGGAAGCTTGTTCACATGAATATACGGGGAAATAAGCCCTATTACGAATTATACAACCTGGCTTCTGATCCGTCGGAGAAGTACAATGTGCTGAATCAATATCCCGAGAAAGCGGATGAATTGAAAGCGATTATGAAAGAAGCCCATATAGAAGATTCCAATTGGCCTTTATTTAGATAA
- a CDS encoding SusC/RagA family TonB-linked outer membrane protein, with product MFATSLETYENQSVAAVQQARKITGTLTDAVGEPIIGATVLEKGNPSNGTITDINGKFSLSVHPNAVISISYIGYITQNIKITNQTSLKVVMMDDTQALEEVVVVGYGSQKKANLTGAVSSVKMDEVLGDRPILNASDALQGAVPGLFVSNGGNAPGTSKSFQIRGAYSVGVKNSDGSYGNTIKPLVLIDNVEGDLDMVNPEDIESISVLKDAASAAIYGARAAGGVIVVTTKRPKGAAKFSLNYNNNFAFGTAVNLPKQAPLMDYLQAYLDCGYSDAYWSLGSPSVSKWMEYLSEYQKNPSAFNTVGDGIYMDESGVPYYLNEKDLYKNFMETSFQMTHNISASGGTDKLRYRISGGYTSNDGVLVSDRDKFERMNINTFISADVTNWFTQEVTMSYAHSLQTSPGGMGGVYNTRLVSYYPEGDLPASVNTLANEDLPLFIPRNQILLSNPVNNNNDNPRIFLKSILKPLKGLEAVFEYTFDKNIYDYHWYTGQYDYTTIQGGSSKSFVDDYLRKYKQHTNYNAINVYATYSKKFGDHNFKVMAGFNQESSYQETLDAYSYNQAVIDVPAMGSGTGTIKATDSYSEYAVRGGFFRVNYNYQDKYLLEVNGRYDGSSKFPKSSRFGFFPSVSAGWQIAQEKFMESTRNWLDGLKIRASYGVIGNQNVNPYTFTPTMSVSNKSTSWIIDNTYVTSISSLPALVSQNFTWEKVGTVNVGLDINLFNNRLNGVFEWYQRNTNGMLAPGVQLPAVVGASAPYQNTADMRTRGWELSLNWRDQIGKVGYRLGFNLSDYKSKITKYDDNATTKLLSSFYPGQVMGEIWGYIADGYYSVDDFEDTSSWKLKEGITSINGYNVRPGDVKFKNLRDDESSTNVITSGDNTFDNPGDRKVIGNTTPRYQYGINLGANYAGFDLNVILQGTGKRDYWISNVLTFPMNGDNFIPLFDGLSDYWMPKDPDNGDWTAVNPNAKYPRLYGNRGNSGSNLRQSDKYLSDASYLRIKNITLSYNLPKKWLSQIFLSQMKAFVSVENVATFTSLPSGIDPERIEWNYPAFRTVSFGINITL from the coding sequence GTGTTCGCTACGTCTTTAGAGACTTATGAGAACCAGTCTGTAGCTGCTGTTCAGCAAGCAAGGAAGATTACCGGTACACTGACCGATGCTGTCGGTGAACCTATTATTGGTGCTACTGTTTTAGAAAAAGGAAACCCTTCCAATGGTACGATTACCGATATCAATGGTAAATTCTCTCTTTCGGTCCATCCTAATGCTGTGATCAGTATTTCGTATATAGGATACATAACACAAAATATTAAGATAACTAATCAAACCTCACTGAAAGTGGTTATGATGGATGATACCCAGGCGCTGGAAGAAGTAGTGGTAGTAGGTTATGGTTCGCAGAAGAAAGCGAATCTGACCGGAGCCGTATCTTCTGTGAAAATGGATGAGGTACTGGGTGACCGTCCTATCTTGAATGCATCTGATGCTCTTCAGGGAGCCGTGCCGGGACTGTTTGTATCTAATGGAGGTAATGCTCCCGGAACCAGTAAGTCGTTCCAGATTCGTGGAGCCTATTCGGTGGGTGTCAAGAACTCGGACGGTTCATACGGAAACACCATTAAGCCACTCGTATTGATTGATAATGTGGAAGGTGACCTCGATATGGTAAACCCCGAAGATATCGAGTCAATCAGTGTACTGAAGGATGCAGCTTCAGCAGCTATCTATGGTGCACGTGCAGCCGGTGGTGTAATTGTCGTTACGACTAAACGCCCTAAAGGTGCTGCTAAGTTCTCATTGAATTACAACAATAACTTTGCTTTCGGAACAGCTGTCAATCTGCCTAAACAGGCTCCGCTGATGGACTATCTGCAAGCTTATCTGGATTGTGGATATTCAGATGCCTATTGGTCGCTCGGTTCGCCAAGTGTCAGCAAATGGATGGAATATCTGAGTGAATACCAGAAGAACCCTTCTGCTTTCAATACGGTGGGAGACGGTATTTATATGGATGAATCCGGTGTACCATACTATTTGAATGAAAAAGATCTTTATAAGAACTTTATGGAAACCAGTTTCCAGATGACTCATAATATTTCCGCTTCAGGAGGTACGGACAAACTGCGTTATCGTATTTCGGGTGGATATACTTCGAATGACGGTGTATTGGTGTCCGATCGTGATAAGTTTGAACGTATGAATATCAATACCTTTATTTCGGCAGATGTAACTAACTGGTTCACTCAGGAAGTGACTATGAGCTATGCGCATAGTCTACAGACTTCACCCGGTGGAATGGGAGGTGTGTATAATACTCGTTTGGTTTCATATTATCCGGAAGGAGATCTGCCGGCATCAGTCAATACGTTGGCAAACGAGGATCTTCCTTTGTTCATTCCACGCAACCAGATCTTGTTGTCGAATCCGGTAAACAATAATAATGACAATCCGCGTATCTTCCTGAAATCCATATTGAAACCACTAAAGGGACTGGAAGCTGTATTTGAATATACATTTGATAAAAACATCTATGATTACCACTGGTATACAGGACAGTATGACTATACTACCATTCAGGGAGGAAGTTCAAAATCATTTGTAGACGATTATCTGAGAAAGTACAAACAGCATACGAATTATAACGCTATCAACGTTTACGCTACATATAGTAAGAAATTCGGTGACCATAATTTCAAAGTAATGGCAGGATTCAACCAGGAGTCGAGCTATCAGGAAACATTGGATGCTTATTCTTACAATCAGGCGGTGATAGACGTACCGGCCATGGGATCGGGAACCGGCACCATCAAGGCTACCGACTCATACAGTGAATATGCCGTACGTGGTGGATTCTTTAGAGTCAACTATAATTATCAGGACAAATATTTGCTGGAAGTGAACGGACGTTATGACGGTTCTTCTAAATTCCCGAAGAGCTCTCGTTTCGGTTTCTTCCCTTCTGTATCAGCCGGTTGGCAGATCGCTCAGGAGAAGTTTATGGAGTCTACCCGTAACTGGTTGGACGGATTGAAGATTCGCGCATCATATGGTGTGATCGGTAACCAGAATGTGAATCCGTATACTTTCACTCCGACAATGAGTGTCAGCAATAAATCTACTTCCTGGATTATCGACAATACGTATGTCACCTCTATCAGCTCGTTGCCGGCTTTGGTAAGCCAGAACTTTACATGGGAGAAAGTAGGTACGGTCAATGTCGGACTTGATATTAACTTATTCAACAATCGCCTGAATGGTGTATTTGAATGGTATCAGCGTAACACTAACGGCATGCTTGCTCCGGGTGTGCAGCTACCGGCTGTCGTAGGTGCAAGCGCTCCTTATCAGAATACTGCCGATATGCGTACACGAGGCTGGGAGTTGAGCTTGAACTGGCGTGACCAGATCGGTAAGGTGGGATATCGTTTGGGATTCAACTTGTCGGATTATAAATCGAAAATTACCAAATACGATGATAATGCAACCACCAAGTTGCTGAGCAGTTTCTATCCCGGACAGGTGATGGGAGAGATATGGGGCTATATAGCCGATGGTTATTATTCTGTGGACGATTTCGAAGATACATCATCCTGGAAACTGAAAGAGGGAATAACCTCGATCAATGGTTATAACGTACGTCCGGGTGATGTGAAATTCAAAAACCTCCGTGATGATGAAAGTTCTACTAATGTAATTACCAGTGGTGACAATACATTCGACAATCCGGGTGACCGTAAAGTGATCGGTAATACGACTCCGCGTTATCAGTATGGTATCAATCTGGGAGCTAACTATGCCGGTTTCGACCTCAATGTTATCCTTCAGGGAACAGGAAAGCGTGATTACTGGATTTCGAATGTCTTGACTTTCCCGATGAATGGTGATAACTTCATTCCGTTGTTTGACGGTTTGAGTGATTACTGGATGCCTAAAGATCCTGACAACGGTGACTGGACCGCAGTCAATCCGAATGCGAAGTATCCTCGTCTGTATGGTAACCGAGGTAATTCCGGTTCAAACCTCCGTCAGAGCGACAAATACTTGTCTGATGCTTCTTATCTCCGTATTAAGAACATCACTTTGTCTTACAATTTACCAAAGAAGTGGTTGTCTCAGATCTTCCTTTCACAAATGAAGGCGTTTGTCAGTGTTGAAAACGTAGCTACTTTCACCTCTTTGCCTTCGGGTATCGACCCGGAGAGAATAGAATGGAACTATCCGGCATTCCGTACAGTTTCGTTCGGTATAAATATCACATTATAA
- a CDS encoding RagB/SusD family nutrient uptake outer membrane protein has protein sequence MNMKKILLFLTLFTGMILAGCNDSFLEKYPVTSLTEENAFKSYDNFKAFMWPCYEMFSNTNIATSTTAIGRNSHYMGDVYAGYLNQRGASSQNKYAFQTVTNATSGNGWNFSTFIRRINLMLSHVDDSDMTEAEKNHWKAVGYFFHSFWYMELIDRFGDVPWIDKPLDETSEEAYGTRMPRLEVADKVLERLQWAEQNIGDASVYEKKDGSNTINRDCVRAALSRFTLREATWRKYHELGSYDKYFDECIRVSKLLMADYPTLYYGTDGQPAAGYGEMWTTEDLSKVQGVILYQQWLETIKPGHSCYYEHTSSHDIEMHQGTVDLYLCKDGKTISHSDQYQGDKDIYATFRNRDPRMYHTIMPPYKVKDGKGDYSTWSYTSDPADREYIDIMGANESCSNPGIGMKRLPGQNWSASLVRRVPNLQGGAQYTIEGKKYGPHAYVASRSGYYVWKNWDNWEENYNNAQVNTADKPVFKIEEVLLNYAEAMFETNQFTQTIADETINKLRKRAGVADMVVAQIDGNFDPKRGKYYPKGNDNGILVDPVLWEIRRERIIELMGEGFGFYDVRRWRMAPWFVNMQQKGMWISKTELSSLTLLNEMTGTSDGANGSMTEGYIYLFNDPLKEGKGWLEKYYLYQVPLEEIALNPNLTQNPGWE, from the coding sequence ATGAATATGAAAAAGATATTATTGTTTTTAACCCTCTTTACAGGGATGATACTGGCGGGATGCAACGATAGCTTCCTTGAGAAATATCCTGTAACCAGCCTGACGGAAGAAAATGCATTCAAGTCGTATGACAATTTTAAGGCCTTTATGTGGCCATGTTATGAAATGTTCTCTAATACGAATATCGCCACTTCTACAACGGCAATCGGGCGTAACTCTCACTATATGGGTGATGTGTATGCCGGATACCTGAATCAGCGTGGAGCCAGCAGTCAGAATAAATATGCGTTTCAGACAGTGACCAATGCTACGTCGGGTAATGGATGGAACTTCTCTACATTCATTCGCCGTATCAACCTGATGCTTTCGCATGTGGATGATTCTGATATGACAGAAGCTGAAAAGAATCACTGGAAAGCTGTTGGATATTTCTTCCACTCATTTTGGTATATGGAGTTGATAGACCGTTTCGGTGATGTGCCTTGGATCGATAAACCACTGGACGAAACCTCTGAAGAAGCTTACGGAACGCGGATGCCTCGTCTGGAAGTGGCTGATAAAGTCCTGGAGCGCTTGCAATGGGCCGAACAAAATATCGGTGATGCGTCCGTTTACGAGAAAAAGGACGGTTCGAATACTATCAACCGTGATTGTGTACGTGCGGCTCTTTCACGTTTCACACTTCGCGAAGCAACTTGGCGCAAATATCATGAATTGGGTAGTTATGACAAATACTTCGATGAATGTATCCGTGTATCGAAGCTGTTGATGGCGGATTATCCTACATTATATTATGGTACCGACGGACAGCCGGCAGCCGGATATGGTGAAATGTGGACAACAGAGGATCTGAGTAAGGTACAGGGAGTCATTCTGTATCAGCAGTGGCTGGAAACCATTAAACCCGGACATTCGTGCTATTATGAACACACCTCTTCACATGATATAGAAATGCATCAGGGAACGGTAGACTTGTATTTGTGTAAGGATGGCAAGACTATTTCCCATTCAGACCAATATCAGGGAGATAAGGATATTTATGCTACTTTCCGCAATCGTGACCCGCGTATGTATCACACCATCATGCCGCCTTATAAGGTAAAAGATGGTAAGGGGGATTATTCCACATGGTCTTATACCAGTGATCCTGCCGATCGCGAATATATTGATATCATGGGAGCTAACGAGTCGTGCAGTAATCCGGGTATTGGCATGAAGCGCTTGCCGGGACAAAACTGGAGTGCTTCATTGGTACGTCGTGTTCCTAACCTGCAAGGGGGCGCACAATACACAATTGAAGGAAAGAAATATGGACCGCATGCCTATGTGGCTTCCCGTTCGGGATATTATGTATGGAAGAACTGGGATAATTGGGAGGAAAACTATAATAATGCCCAGGTGAATACTGCCGACAAACCTGTCTTTAAAATTGAAGAGGTCTTGTTGAACTATGCAGAGGCTATGTTCGAAACGAATCAATTTACACAAACCATTGCCGACGAGACGATCAACAAGTTGCGTAAACGTGCCGGTGTAGCCGATATGGTAGTAGCCCAGATTGATGGTAACTTTGACCCGAAACGTGGAAAATATTATCCGAAAGGAAATGATAACGGCATACTCGTTGATCCGGTATTATGGGAAATCCGTCGTGAACGTATTATCGAATTGATGGGCGAAGGATTTGGTTTTTATGATGTACGTCGCTGGAGAATGGCTCCTTGGTTCGTCAATATGCAGCAGAAAGGTATGTGGATTTCAAAGACGGAACTCAGCTCACTGACGTTGCTCAACGAAATGACCGGAACTTCAGACGGGGCGAACGGATCGATGACCGAAGGGTATATCTATCTATTCAACGATCCGTTGAAGGAAGGAAAAGGCTGGCTGGAGAAATATTATCTCTATCAGGTTCCGTTAGAAGAAATAGCTCTTAATCCTAACTTGACACAAAACCCGGGATGGGAATAA
- a CDS encoding glycoside hydrolase family 3 N-terminal domain-containing protein: MKRRYLLAGLVVSALLGVGAKVPASMDAPVREVFHTPPGMSAPIEPLLLYQASQDEKCRHWVDSVYNRMNLREKVGQLFIYTIAPVQTKRNMQLLRDAVHTYKVGGLLFSGGKIQNQATLTNEAQRMARCPLLITFDGEWGLSMRLRGTPVFPRNMVLGCIQDNRLIYEYGREMARQCREMGVQVNFAPVADVNINPDNPVINTRSFGEDPVKVADKVIAYASGLESGKVLSVCKHFPGHGDTDVDSHKALPVLPFTRERLDSVELYPFKEAIRAGVSGMMVGHLQVPVIEPIGDLPSSLSRNVVYGLLTEELAFKGLIFTDALAMKGVAGNKSVCLQALQAGNDLVLAPRRLKEEMDAVLEAVEKGELPEEEINAKCRKVLTYKYILGLERKPFVKLSGLGTRINTPQTRDLISRLNLAAITVLNNKNDVLPLHPDLKEAAILNVGKPEEIEPFDRKMKKYTSFARFQLRKDLPEAEQQKLRDSLAAYRRVIVTVTEQRLAPYQSFFAKFAPESPVIYVFYTPAKSMLQIQRAVSAAEAVVLAHASRDDVQERVADLLFGKATADGRLSASIGGLFPTGSGVTITPHTPFHFVPEEYGMKSEVLRRIDTIALEGIKEGAYPGCQVLVMKDGKALYDRCFGYHTDTNSEKVKPTDIYDLASLSKTTGTLLAIMKLYDKGRFNLTDKVSDYLPFLRKTNKENLTIRELLMHQSGLPSGLLFYQEAIDGKSYKGSLFKQSKDALHTVRLGVRTWGNPRFRFNKGMASKEKNGDYTLQVCDSLWLNRSFREEIRKKIAEAPLKDKSYRYSDVGFILLQMLAEELSGKPMDEYLWQEFYQPMGLEHTAYLPLRYFDKKEVVPSAVDRFLRKTTLQGFVHDESAAFQGGISGNAGLFSNAREVGRIYQMLLNGGELDGRRYLSKETCALFTTEKSKISRRGLGFDKPDVVNESKSPCAASVPVTVYGHTGFTGTCAWVDPDNGLIYVFLSNRTYPDAWVNKLSKLEIREKIQETIYEAMKEK; this comes from the coding sequence ATGAAAAGAAGATATTTATTGGCTGGTTTAGTTGTATCAGCGCTTTTGGGAGTAGGAGCGAAAGTTCCTGCTTCTATGGATGCCCCTGTCCGTGAGGTTTTTCATACTCCTCCCGGTATGTCTGCTCCTATAGAACCTTTGTTGCTTTATCAGGCTTCCCAGGATGAAAAGTGCCGTCACTGGGTAGATTCTGTCTACAATCGGATGAATCTGAGAGAGAAGGTGGGGCAATTGTTTATTTACACCATTGCGCCCGTGCAGACCAAGCGTAATATGCAGTTGTTGCGTGATGCGGTTCATACTTATAAAGTCGGTGGATTACTTTTTTCCGGCGGAAAGATACAGAATCAGGCTACATTGACCAACGAAGCGCAACGGATGGCCCGCTGTCCGCTGCTGATTACCTTTGATGGTGAATGGGGGCTTTCCATGCGTTTGCGTGGTACTCCTGTCTTTCCGAGAAACATGGTATTAGGATGTATCCAGGACAACCGTTTGATTTATGAATATGGGCGGGAGATGGCCCGACAGTGTCGTGAGATGGGAGTGCAAGTCAATTTTGCTCCGGTGGCAGATGTGAATATCAATCCGGACAATCCGGTCATCAATACCCGTTCGTTTGGTGAAGATCCGGTGAAAGTGGCCGATAAGGTGATTGCTTACGCTTCGGGGCTGGAGAGTGGTAAAGTCCTTTCTGTCTGCAAGCATTTTCCGGGACATGGTGATACGGACGTGGATTCTCATAAGGCACTGCCTGTGTTACCATTTACGCGCGAGCGCTTGGACAGTGTTGAACTGTATCCTTTTAAAGAAGCTATTCGTGCCGGGGTCAGTGGTATGATGGTAGGACACTTGCAGGTACCTGTCATCGAGCCTATAGGTGATTTGCCTTCATCCTTATCCCGTAATGTGGTTTATGGACTTCTGACCGAGGAATTGGCATTTAAGGGACTTATCTTTACCGATGCCCTTGCTATGAAGGGAGTTGCCGGCAATAAGAGCGTATGTTTGCAAGCTTTGCAAGCCGGGAATGATCTGGTGCTGGCTCCCCGCAGGCTGAAAGAAGAAATGGACGCTGTATTGGAAGCGGTGGAAAAAGGAGAACTTCCGGAAGAAGAAATTAATGCAAAATGTCGGAAAGTACTCACTTACAAATATATTTTGGGGCTGGAACGTAAACCGTTTGTGAAACTATCGGGATTGGGAACCCGTATTAATACACCTCAGACACGTGATTTGATTAGCAGGCTGAATCTGGCTGCAATTACTGTGCTGAATAATAAAAATGATGTATTGCCTTTGCATCCCGATCTGAAAGAGGCGGCCATACTGAATGTAGGCAAACCGGAAGAGATTGAGCCTTTTGACCGCAAAATGAAAAAGTATACTTCATTTGCCCGTTTTCAATTGCGTAAAGATCTGCCGGAAGCCGAGCAACAAAAGTTGCGTGACTCTCTTGCTGCCTACCGGCGTGTTATCGTTACTGTGACAGAGCAGCGCCTTGCTCCCTATCAGTCGTTTTTCGCCAAGTTTGCTCCGGAATCTCCTGTAATATATGTATTCTATACGCCGGCTAAGTCGATGTTACAGATACAGCGGGCTGTATCGGCTGCTGAGGCTGTGGTATTGGCTCATGCCTCTCGTGACGACGTTCAGGAACGTGTGGCTGATTTACTTTTCGGTAAAGCAACGGCAGATGGAAGACTGTCGGCCAGTATTGGCGGATTGTTTCCTACCGGTTCGGGTGTTACGATTACTCCGCATACTCCTTTCCACTTTGTACCCGAAGAATATGGAATGAAATCGGAAGTGCTCCGCCGTATCGACACGATTGCTTTGGAGGGAATCAAGGAGGGAGCTTATCCCGGTTGTCAGGTTCTGGTGATGAAGGATGGCAAAGCTTTGTATGACCGGTGCTTCGGATACCATACAGATACAAATAGCGAGAAAGTGAAGCCGACGGATATTTATGATTTGGCTTCTCTGTCTAAAACAACAGGAACGTTGTTGGCCATAATGAAGCTTTATGATAAAGGTCGTTTCAATCTGACCGATAAAGTTTCAGATTATCTGCCTTTCCTGCGCAAGACGAATAAAGAGAACCTGACCATTCGTGAATTGCTCATGCATCAGTCTGGCTTACCTTCCGGTCTGCTTTTCTATCAGGAGGCCATTGACGGGAAAAGCTATAAAGGTTCGCTGTTCAAGCAGTCGAAAGATGCCTTACATACGGTACGGTTGGGTGTCCGTACCTGGGGAAATCCAAGATTCCGGTTTAATAAGGGGATGGCGTCTAAAGAGAAGAACGGTGATTATACTCTTCAGGTTTGTGACAGTTTATGGTTGAACCGGTCGTTCCGTGAAGAGATACGGAAGAAAATAGCCGAAGCACCGTTAAAAGACAAGAGTTATCGTTATAGTGATGTCGGGTTTATCTTGTTGCAGATGCTTGCAGAAGAGCTTAGTGGAAAACCGATGGATGAATATTTATGGCAAGAGTTCTATCAGCCGATGGGATTGGAACATACTGCCTATCTGCCGTTGCGTTACTTCGATAAAAAAGAGGTAGTACCTTCTGCAGTAGACCGTTTCCTGCGTAAGACTACTTTGCAGGGATTTGTCCATGATGAGTCGGCTGCTTTCCAGGGGGGAATTTCGGGTAATGCGGGGCTTTTCTCTAATGCTCGTGAAGTCGGACGTATTTATCAGATGTTGCTCAATGGAGGTGAGTTGGATGGAAGACGTTATCTCAGCAAGGAAACTTGTGCTCTATTCACTACCGAAAAGTCTAAAATCAGCCGTCGCGGTTTAGGTTTTGATAAGCCGGATGTGGTGAATGAAAGTAAAAGTCCGTGCGCTGCTTCTGTTCCGGTTACTGTTTATGGGCATACCGGATTTACAGGAACTTGTGCCTGGGTAGATCCCGACAATGGCTTGATTTATGTATTTCTTAGTAATCGTACCTATCCCGATGCTTGGGTGAACAAATTATCTAAACTTGAGATTAGGGAAAAAATTCAAGAAACGATTTACGAAGCGATGAAAGAAAAGTAA
- a CDS encoding porin family protein gives MKTMKYISLRVLAIAALALAFAMPAKAQLSDNGYANVDWQFNAPLKNHFADKASGWGMNFEGGYFVTPNLGLGLFMNYSSNHEYFPRATFPVGEGTVNTDQQHTIFQLPFGAAARYQMNRGGAWQPYFGVKLGANYAKVRSNYNMFETRDNTWGFYVSPEIGLNVYPWAYGPGLHIAVYYSYATNKANVLTYNVDKLNNFGFRVGLAF, from the coding sequence ATGAAAACAATGAAATATATTTCTCTTAGAGTACTGGCCATAGCGGCCCTTGCTCTGGCCTTTGCCATGCCGGCCAAGGCACAGTTATCAGATAATGGATACGCTAACGTGGACTGGCAGTTCAACGCACCACTGAAGAATCACTTTGCCGATAAAGCCAGCGGATGGGGTATGAACTTCGAAGGCGGTTACTTTGTAACTCCTAATCTCGGACTCGGACTTTTTATGAACTACAGCAGTAACCACGAATACTTCCCACGCGCAACTTTCCCTGTTGGCGAAGGAACCGTGAATACTGACCAGCAACATACCATCTTCCAGTTACCTTTTGGTGCCGCTGCACGTTATCAAATGAATCGTGGCGGAGCATGGCAACCTTATTTCGGTGTCAAGCTGGGTGCCAATTATGCGAAAGTACGTTCTAACTACAATATGTTCGAAACCCGCGATAATACTTGGGGATTCTACGTATCACCGGAAATCGGTCTTAACGTATACCCTTGGGCTTACGGTCCGGGTCTCCATATCGCCGTTTACTACAGCTATGCTACCAACAAGGCCAATGTGCTGACTTACAATGTAGACAAGCTGAACAACTTCGGCTTCAGGGTAGGTCTTGCCTTCTAA
- a CDS encoding DUF4136 domain-containing protein, with product MKRLIPILLAVFAFAACEKDPDMDKLDNDYLVYTNYDKKADFKQFSTYYIPDSVLVIGDKKDPEYWKGEAAEAIINAYKENLNSKGFTYTDNKDAADLGIQVSYVQSTYYFTDYGQPEWWWNYPGYWDAPYWGNWGGWYYPYVVNYSITTNSFLTEIMNLKAPEGEKQKLPVLWSSFLSGPASYSGKVNQTLVVRAINQSFAQSPYLTNK from the coding sequence ATGAAGAGATTAATTCCCATCTTATTGGCGGTCTTTGCATTCGCAGCCTGCGAAAAAGACCCTGACATGGACAAATTGGACAATGACTATTTGGTTTACACCAACTACGACAAGAAAGCTGACTTCAAACAATTCAGCACGTACTACATCCCTGACAGCGTTCTCGTCATCGGAGATAAAAAAGATCCGGAATACTGGAAAGGTGAAGCAGCAGAAGCTATCATCAATGCGTACAAAGAAAACCTGAATAGCAAAGGTTTTACATATACAGACAATAAAGATGCTGCCGACCTGGGTATACAGGTAAGTTACGTTCAAAGTACTTATTACTTCACCGATTACGGACAACCTGAGTGGTGGTGGAACTATCCCGGATACTGGGATGCACCTTACTGGGGTAATTGGGGCGGCTGGTATTATCCGTATGTTGTAAACTATAGCATTACAACCAACTCATTCCTTACTGAGATTATGAACCTGAAAGCTCCTGAGGGTGAAAAACAAAAACTCCCCGTTTTGTGGAGCAGCTTCCTGAGCGGACCTGCAAGCTATTCCGGTAAAGTGAACCAAACTCTGGTTGTTCGCGCAATCAATCAGTCGTTTGCACAGTCACCCTATCTCACTAACAAATAA